The Thermodesulfovibrionia bacterium genome includes a window with the following:
- a CDS encoding LamG-like jellyroll fold domain-containing protein, which produces MNALRLNKRKSVLFILLTLMTGLSFLLTGCGNGPTGKVEEPNAGIFAIDFNETPPDTSPTATVKECEVTISWYNTYFGTSEAPVTCADLGKTTDPLACSVPTDKANEYCTDGSFPTYTGGSTRTAKVQECRVTSGFTKYTFYGSNTAPTTCADLGIVGPAETCAATDGSGDTPDEGNQICEDFTDAVEVGFAAMGQSLPSLADKEFTVEAWLKRQSDPLKGAIFSRVSDWNGISLYVDANKPAFGMRKCISPSARPVYIVQSSTALADNEWHHVAATLVAEDHTSLHDACATTYNAKTTSIAVDTNDKIHIVFVDELTKDLMYATNAGVAGSSFIVQTIYLDADIGTYISLALDSNNKAHVSFQNITVPTAGGTDFNLMYATNADGAWTATTIDILGNSGEYNSIAVDSSDKVHISYKNTSNNDVYYATNKTGPWVTEQIEDLDFGHSENAKYISIALDSSGKVNMLYFGDMSGNGSAPRIRIASNATGSWVKNRISGTISGLANMSLAIDTSVSPNKFHVAYYNTNDLLYTTCSSADCTVTANWSVAATIDNGVTNIVGNYPSLVFKSGKLHVSYYDATLSDLKYSSCSASCTSGPSWTATTPVDAANDVGKFNDIAIDSSGKAHISYFDATTYALKYADNTLGSWATSVISTDGRKQIPHLDLYVDGEYEGCAATMENYSDSLTYQQTGSCIDKTDNTTGELKETIELIGSHSGWGVVTPEFPINGFTKLNAVVDDVRLWSTSRTVLEINTCMAQELSVTPGTCGIDNQILKGYWKFNGGSGLTVADHSGSGNSGSKYYCDYNCTFTDATSLDWFGGWTTDSPF; this is translated from the coding sequence ATGAATGCTTTAAGGTTGAACAAAAGAAAATCAGTTCTTTTTATACTTTTGACCCTGATGACAGGCCTGAGTTTTTTACTGACAGGCTGCGGTAATGGCCCTACAGGAAAGGTTGAAGAACCCAATGCAGGTATATTTGCAATTGACTTCAACGAAACCCCGCCTGACACAAGTCCAACGGCAACAGTTAAAGAATGTGAGGTTACAATAAGCTGGTACAACACCTATTTTGGAACATCAGAAGCCCCTGTTACATGTGCAGACCTTGGCAAGACAACTGATCCTTTAGCATGTTCTGTGCCTACGGATAAAGCCAATGAATATTGTACTGATGGCAGCTTTCCGACTTATACCGGAGGGTCCACTCGTACCGCAAAGGTTCAAGAGTGCAGGGTCACTTCCGGCTTTACAAAATATACTTTTTACGGCTCTAATACCGCTCCGACGACCTGTGCTGATCTTGGAATAGTAGGCCCGGCAGAAACATGCGCTGCTACAGACGGTTCAGGTGATACCCCTGATGAGGGTAATCAGATATGCGAAGATTTTACTGATGCTGTTGAAGTCGGATTTGCTGCAATGGGGCAAAGTCTTCCGAGTTTAGCTGATAAAGAATTTACTGTCGAAGCATGGCTAAAGAGACAATCTGATCCTTTGAAAGGCGCTATTTTTTCAAGAGTTTCCGACTGGAATGGCATAAGTTTATACGTTGATGCTAACAAGCCTGCATTTGGAATGAGAAAGTGCATATCCCCTTCTGCTCGTCCTGTTTACATTGTGCAAAGCAGCACAGCGCTGGCTGATAATGAATGGCACCATGTCGCAGCTACGCTTGTTGCAGAGGACCATACATCTCTTCATGATGCTTGCGCAACAACCTATAATGCTAAAACAACCTCTATAGCTGTTGACACTAATGACAAGATCCATATTGTTTTTGTAGATGAACTAACCAAGGATCTGATGTATGCGACAAATGCCGGAGTAGCAGGATCTTCTTTTATTGTTCAGACAATATATTTAGATGCGGATATCGGCACATATATTTCATTGGCATTAGATAGTAATAATAAGGCTCATGTCAGTTTCCAGAACATAACCGTGCCAACTGCTGGAGGAACAGACTTTAATCTGATGTATGCAACAAATGCTGATGGCGCATGGACAGCTACAACAATTGACATACTGGGGAATAGCGGTGAATATAACTCTATAGCAGTAGATTCATCAGACAAGGTGCATATAAGTTATAAAAATACGTCGAATAATGATGTTTATTATGCAACAAACAAGACCGGGCCATGGGTTACGGAGCAGATTGAGGATTTGGATTTTGGGCACTCAGAGAATGCCAAATATATCTCTATTGCATTAGATTCATCAGGCAAGGTCAATATGCTTTATTTTGGTGATATGTCGGGGAATGGGTCAGCTCCACGCATCAGAATTGCTTCTAACGCCACAGGCTCATGGGTAAAAAACCGCATTAGCGGTACGATTTCAGGGCTTGCTAACATGTCACTGGCAATAGATACATCGGTTTCCCCAAATAAGTTTCATGTAGCATATTACAATACAAATGACCTCTTGTATACAACTTGTTCGTCTGCAGATTGCACGGTTACTGCCAACTGGTCAGTGGCGGCAACAATTGACAATGGCGTCACAAACATCGTAGGCAACTACCCGTCGCTTGTTTTCAAATCCGGCAAATTGCATGTCAGTTACTATGATGCAACACTTTCTGACCTTAAATATTCCTCATGCTCTGCAAGCTGCACTTCAGGCCCAAGCTGGACAGCCACGACTCCTGTTGACGCTGCAAACGACGTGGGTAAATTCAATGACATAGCGATAGACTCGTCAGGCAAGGCGCATATAAGTTATTTCGATGCGACCACTTACGCCCTTAAATATGCCGATAATACCCTTGGTAGCTGGGCGACGTCAGTAATCTCAACTGACGGCAGAAAACAGATACCGCATTTAGACCTATATGTAGATGGCGAATATGAAGGCTGTGCGGCAACAATGGAGAATTATTCTGATTCTCTTACCTACCAGCAGACCGGCAGTTGTATAGACAAAACAGATAACACTACCGGAGAACTAAAAGAAACCATTGAGTTGATAGGTTCTCATTCAGGTTGGGGTGTGGTAACTCCTGAATTCCCGATTAATGGATTTACCAAACTCAATGCAGTTGTTGATGACGTAAGACTCTGGAGCACATCAAGAACAGTACTCGAAATTAATACGTGTATGGCGCAGGAACTTAGCGTAACACCCGGCACCTGCGGGATCGATAACCAAATACTAAAGGGTTATTGGAAATTTAACGGCGGCAGCGGCTTAACCGTTGCGGATCACTCAGGATCCGGCAACAGCGGAAGCAAATACTATTGTGATTATAATTGTACTTTCACGGATGCTACGAGCTTGGACTGGTTTGGCGGCTGGACTACTGACAGTCCATTTTAG